In a single window of the Pongo abelii isolate AG06213 chromosome 1, NHGRI_mPonAbe1-v2.0_pri, whole genome shotgun sequence genome:
- the SPRR2G gene encoding small proline-rich protein 2G, with protein sequence MSYQQQQCKQPCQPPPVCPTPKCPEPCPPPKCPEPYLPPPCPPEHCPPPPCQDKCPPVQPYPPCQQKYPPKSK encoded by the coding sequence ATGTCTTACCAGCAGCAGCAGTGCAAGCAGCCCTGCCAGCCACCTCCTGTGTGCCCCACGCCAAAGTGCCCAGAGCCATGTCCACCCCCGAAGTGCCCTGAGCCTTACCTGCCTCCTCCTTGTCCACCTGAGCATTGCCCACCTCCACCATGCCAGGATAAATGCCCTCCTGTGCAACCATACCCACCCTGCCAGCAGAAGTATCCACCCAAGAGCAAGTAA
- the LOC100455334 gene encoding small proline-rich protein 2E-like: protein MSYQQQQCKQPCQPPPVCPLPKHPEPCPPPKCPEPYPPPKCPQPCPPQQCQQKRPPVTPSPPCQPKCPPKSK from the coding sequence ATGTCTTATCAACAGCAGCAATGTAAGCAGCCCTGCCAGCCACCTCCTGTGTGCCCCCTGCCAAAGCATCCAGAGCCATGTCCACCCCCGAAGTGCCCTGAGCCCTACCCACCACCAAAGTGTCCACAGCCCTGCCCGCCTCAGCAGTGCCAGCAGAAACGTCCTCCTGTGacaccttccccaccctgccaGCCAAAGTGTCCACCCAAGAGCAAGTAA